ggaaaaattgacgaaacaaaaagtaggcgaagaaagctgaacctagactgatgcaatgcattatagggcgatttcatATATAAACTTACCCAAGACATACGAGGATGCAActttagctcaatttgtggtacATCATGCAACTGATTCTaatagaacgataagggtcgagtgtctgcgatgtcatcacacttgtcaaatttttaagtgtcggcttgctgttggtcaactgtcggttaactgttggtatactgccggccgacagttggccgacagtataccaacagacttttaggggagctgttcttcactttttccaaaatctctaacggatcactatttgtacaacaaattacccataattcccaccagacaccggacccagtccgtgccggcaaaatagctatttctgccaatttcgcaggctacaactgtcagaaatatcatttttaGAGACCAAGTAATTGTCAGGTCACATTCACCAGTACAAAATCTGAAATCTTCCAAACTCTGGGCACAGCTCAATTGCCCACTAATTTGCATCCGTTGTTGCACATCAACATGAATCAACCCAAATACCTTCAGTTCTGCTACAAGACTCCAGCTGCTAATGAATTTCTCCATCAACAGATGGACAATGGGCGAACTCTCCAAGGGTCCATCCCGGAGAGTTCGCCCTGAACCTTAaatgcaaaggaaaataaaatcacAAATCAAGGCAGAAAGCTGACTTCTAATGTATCTTCTTTAAAAGACACATTAAGATTTCCTTTTTAACTCATGTGAGTTGTGAAAAAAAGTCATCAATCTTGCTACCTTACAAGGGGTCCTAAATTTTGCCCGAACTTTAAATGAACATTGTAACATAAAATAACACACACCTCAGCATGACTGGTCATCTAATGCTCCCCACACCAAAATGTGATGTAAaagtttcttttcagttttcgCTTGAacaacagcattttgaaaaggtaCATATGAGACCTGAAAGACCACAAATTTAACAAATACAGTGCTGTTAACAAATATACTGTACTATAGTCTtatctttttacttttttcaaagGCCTATAGGTTTCAAAGGTTTGCACAAAGTCTCAGGTCTTAATTTAATCTACAGTTCATTATGCCAGTGAAAGGGAGAAATACAGGGGATGTACACTATCAACAACCTTGGTGATTTTTTGTAAGGTGCTACCTTCTTGAAACCATAGAATTTTTCTTCTATTGCTTTGTAAGCTTCTTCAAATGATATCTCGTGATCCCACTTAATATTGTTTACAGGTAGAGGTGCCTCAACACGAAGTTCCAGTTGTGGTAGAAATCCTAAAAAAGTACAAAATGATGAAATACAAATTGATTgtaaattaaaggaaaatttgGTTGGTATCAACCATGATGATgaggtcaaatttccacagaTGCAGTAACTAAGCTAAAGTTGTAAATTAAAGGAAATGGGTCTGCTCAGTGATAATGTAAGATCAGATTGGGGTGTAAGATTGGGGGATAAGATTGAGGTGTAGGGGTGGTGcagcggtgagagcactcgcctcccaccgatgtggcCCAAGTTtcattcccagatccggcgtcataattatgtgggttgagtttgttggttctctactctgcaccggggggttttctctgggtactccggtctcccctctcctcaaaaaccagcatatataatttcactttcacttgcGTGATTTgagttaattgttaatttcagttactcattctgttctgggggcacctctGAACTCataaagtgttgtaaagcgcatatTTAGATCATTGCGTCATGGTAATGCGCTatagaaattaataaaattattaataattattaatcattattattattatcccaAAATGAAATGTTCACCATTCACCATATTTCCTTGCATGTTGAAGGGCACTCACATCAGTTCAAATGTCCCATAGTAAATGTAAGCCAGTGTGAAACCCAATTGCAAATATTCATGAATTTGAGTTCACAAGGTCATGCTAATATATCTGGCCCTGCTGTGCTTACTGAACCCATGTCACGCAAAACGGGAATATCTGAGAAACTCTGAAGTCCCCAATTTCCTCTCTATACAACATATTTCGGGTGTGTGCGATTAttaattttcaacattttccacTCTACACAGCCTTATCCAGACTTGTACCATTGTTTAAATCTAGCCTTTTGAGCAGCAgcgccattttgtttgaaaaagaaaatgagaaaacTCTTGCATTTTGTCAAATTGTGGTAGAACAGAACCAATATTGTCACCAACATCAGCGGTTTCCTTTATTCTTGCTCTCAGAGCCCACATGGTTGTATGAGATCAGATGGAGTCCACATGCTATTTGTACTTCTTATTTGGACTTTTCCACACTTTACGTACTTTAATTCCATCCTATACAATTATAgactttttgagattttttccCTGTATACTATTATTTTGCCCTGTACTATTATTAAATTTGGAAGTCTGATCCACCCTGTACCATTATTCCCCTCCATACTATCAATTAGCACTTTGGAGTGATGatcaaacaataagaacaaagCAAGGTAAGTTACTGACCAATATCAACCTCCATTTCAACATCAACATCTGCTTCCTCTTTCTGCTTAACTAACCACTCCATGTCTACAAAAAAGTagaaaatgtattttcattGTAAATATTGATATATCTAAAtataaaagcaacaaatatgGAAACAAGGCAGGTGAGTGTAAGGCTGCAGATTTTGGATTCTTCTGAGTTTTTGTCTGGGATTTCTCTCACTTTAGGACCAAGTTTAATGTTCAGATATCTCCACAATGTAGGAGATTTATTCACAGTAGTGACTATATTATTGATTTGCATCACCATACCTACATTAAGACTTCTATTATTTGGCACAGCCAAATGAAAAGATTCCACATGGCTGCCATCCTTCTTCATAACAATGTTTCCCAAAAACTGCCCTGGGGTGAACCAAAATGGCAATAAAGGAGGCTCATTCAGTTGGTACTCAGCATGGATCCTATTGAATCAAACAACCAGAGAGGATAATAATTGCTTTCTTAATTGTTGTTTTCACAAGTTCATAATTGATCATTTAGTCAAAGTGTGTATCAACTTTTGTCCGAATTATTTATCATTGACAAGATCAAGCAGTTCATTAAGACACTTCAAATTATTACCCAAACCCCAACAATGACTTATGCTACTTCTTGCttggttattttgaaaatttacataacCCTTTCATTTCCCTTCAATAAGGAGTTGTTTTAAATCTCTGCTTTTTTAAGTAAATAATATTTTGGTGATAAGATTGCTGGTAATTTGTGTTAGGGTTAAAATGATTAGAAACCATTTGAGACAGATTTGAAATGCTGCaagtaaaaaaattgtttaggacaataataataataataataataataataataatattattattattattattattattattattattaatcacaAGGTTGACATGATCGTTGCAGTTTTCAATTGCATGAAAGCAACAGCCAAAGGAAACCTGAAAATCTATGCCTGACCTCTCTGATACTGATGCTGATTGTGCTCTATCAGTTGACGGAGCTATGCGGCCCAGTGGCAGCAAGTCATCAATTGAGTTCTTGAACTCTAATTCAAAGTTCAAGTAGATTAACTTTCCCATATAAATTGTGTGCATCATCAACTTCCTTAATGGGTTATTATGAACTCACTTAAAATAATGTACTAATGTAAATTGTGTAAGCTTCCTGACTTAGCAGTTAAGACTCAAACCTGAATACAATATCCAAGAATTCATTGTTCTCAGCTCTTATACAAGCCATAGATCCCTGTGGACTGAACCTGGTCAGCATGAACGGTCGAGGATGAAACATTGCTAAGAGTTTAAAGATAATAGCCAGTCTGCCTTTTACAACTGGAGGATAGTATCTATTGTTGGTTAAACCAGGACCTGAAAGGAAGATTGTCCAATTCGATAGTAACCCATGGTAAAGCAAAATGGGTACAATAAAACATCATCAGAAGAACAtcactaataataatgatgattatcTATATTAATATACCCATCATCATGGGATACTAATAATGCCACATTTTATTCTTAAAGATGTTGAACTCTAGTAGGAAAACAAGAAGACACTGGTTGTCACAGCGGTTTTTTGCTAATTTCCACCATTTGAATATCAAGCACAGATCAACAACAGAGTGGTGTACCTACCATCCTTTTCAACCCTAGGCTCAAGAATGTACCATGGTTGTGCTTGTAGCAGATTAGAGGTTTGATCTGGAGCAGGTAAAAATGCTTTAAATTCCTTCATTGAGAATGTTGCTGAAGGCACATGAGCCATTTTCCACGACTTAAGTCCTtgcatttgtttttcattctcctggtaaaagaaaaatgaaaactttgcaTAAAGGAACATTGAAATCTGTCTTTGGCCCGACTCAGAACCTGCATGTCCTATAACAATTGAAAGTGGAGCAAGGTTTTGCGATGTTCAGTAGTGTGGACTGCCCCAACCAAGAAATCAACTATCCACAGAAGGAAACTTGAcgtgaagaaaaaattgaactgCACTAATCCCAATCctaattttcctttcaaatgGTTCTAATGATCAAATTATCTTGACAAGAATTTTAGCAAAACTAGTAGAAGATACAAAATTACCAATCCAAGGTGGATGCAATAGTATATTCACAATTTCTTATTAATTCAGTTTTAACTCCTTAACAAGTTTTTGGAAAGCAGGTGACAACCTTAAATTAGCATATTATCAACACTACTTTTCAGAGTAtggaccactttcataaatggcggcacattttgttattcctttgtatttatgttaattagacctactcgcctcactttggtctaaatattctttagaattttgcccatggcagtgaggctaataaggcttattagcattaaaataaaagaatattaaatttgatcgccattatgaaagaggtctataactTTATCACAGCCAAATACTCAGGACGTTGAAGAAAAGGAAGTGGAATACAAAATATTGTACTTACATTGTAGAAGTCTGAACTCTGGTTTTTAGAATACTTTTCCATGGATGATAAAACCAAGGGTGTAAAATAAGACACTATCATCAAATTTTCCTCCTCACCACTAGTAGTGTGGAACAAGTCTCTTGGTAAACCATTTTCAATAGGTGTCTTTTGATGACTGTCACCCACAACCTGAATTGTAACACAGCGTAATGCTTGACAAAAGAATTCTATTGACAGTATTTACAGAGAAACCTTCCACAACAATTTGCTAGTTCAGGAATGTGGGTTCCTTGATCGGCATTCCTGGATATGCTGACAGACACTTGGTAAGTTGTGTTTACTGAAGTATCTTGCATTACACACTTTTAGTTCACTCTCACTCTCTCAGGAAATGCAAGAGACACCCTTCTGTATTTCTGTCTCATGAGAAACTAGGGACATGGTCAGTATGAATTTTTGTATTCCTGCAACTTAAGTATAAAGTCTTAAGTATAGACTGAAAATATGCAGCAGGCAAACAGACATAATCCCTGACATGTTAGATTAAAATTGCATTTCTGTCatggaaaacaataattattactttctgCAATTAAGGAAACAAGTTCAAGATGAACATTCTTATTTCTGTTTCTTACAAGGTGAGGAAaactgcaacagacaaaaaagaCACATCACTAGGAGTATACTGGGAGAGAGGGCGCCGGGGTAACATAAACGAGGAAAATTGAATAATTGATATCTTGGTATATGGGTAGACATCTAAGGGCCATAACTATGAAAACTCTATGGCAAATAAT
This genomic window from Acropora muricata isolate sample 2 chromosome 2, ASM3666990v1, whole genome shotgun sequence contains:
- the LOC136901926 gene encoding selenoprotein N-like, which gives rise to MMETNKSGDSVEQNISKNRTSGFKLVLASILVAVIAVTSDRFVLSPVLSNVFKQEEKSEQGVQFVQNGGVDEEIVSLFVNYDQDLDGVIDLAEFVQVGNRILNREVVGDSHQKTPIENGLPRDLFHTTSGEEENLMIVSYFTPLVLSSMEKYSKNQSSDFYNENEKQMQGLKSWKMAHVPSATFSMKEFKAFLPAPDQTSNLLQAQPWYILEPRVEKDGPGLTNNRYYPPVVKGRLAIIFKLLAMFHPRPFMLTRFSPQGSMACIRAENNEFLDIVFRIHAEYQLNEPPLLPFWFTPGQFLGNIVMKKDGSHVESFHLAVPNNRSLNVDMEWLVKQKEEADVDVEMEVDIGFLPQLELRVEAPLPVNNIKWDHEISFEEAYKAIEEKFYGFKKVSYVPFQNAVVQAKTEKKLLHHILVWGALDDQSCUGSGRTLRDGPLESSPIVHLLMEKFISSWSLVAELKVIAANATESEISEAAKAHLNIYRFPVESVVSLPNGTVLSRLNANHLMENDGDQLEIPSEFENDLSFKYYRFLEEGLAKVNKIKL